One stretch of Meriones unguiculatus strain TT.TT164.6M chromosome 7, Bangor_MerUng_6.1, whole genome shotgun sequence DNA includes these proteins:
- the Dnajc7 gene encoding dnaJ homolog subfamily C member 7 isoform X2: MCPKNASYYGNRAATLMMLGRFREALADAQQSVRLDDSFVRGHLREGKCHLSLGNAMAACRSFQRALELDHKNTQAQQEFKNANAVLEYEKIAEVDFEKRDFRKVVFCMDRALEFAPACHRFKILKAECLAMLGRYSEAQFVASDILRMDSTNADALYVRGLCLYYEDCIEKAVQFFVQALRMAPDHEKACVACRNAKALKAKKEDGNKAFKEGNYKLAYELYTEALGIDPNNIKTNAKLYCNRGTVNSKLRKLEDAIEDCTNAVKLDDTYVKAYLRRAQCYMDTEQYEEAVRDYEKVYQTEKTKEHKQLLKNAQLELKKSKRKDYYKILGVDKNASEDEIKKAYRKRALMHHPDRHSGASAEVQKEEEKKFKEVGEAFTILSDPKKKTRYDSGQDLDEEGMNMGDFDANNIFKAFFGGPGGFSFEASGPGNFFFQFG; encoded by the exons ATGTGTCCAAAAAATGCTAGCTACTATGGCAATCGGGCAGCCACCTTGATGATGCTTGGACGGTTCCGGGAAGCTCTTGCAGATGCACAGCAGTCAGTGAGATTGGATGACAGTTTTGTCCGG GGACATCTCCGAGAAGGCAAGTGCCACCTGTCACTTGGGAATGCAATGGCAGCATGTCGAAGTTTCCAAAGAGCCCTAGAACTGGATCATAAAAATACCCAGGCACAGCAAGAG TTCAAGAACGCCAATGCAGTCTTGGAGTATGAGAAAATAGCAGAAGTGGATTTTGAAAAGCGAGACTTCCGGAAG GTTGTTTTCTGCATGGACCGTGCCCTGGAGTTTGCCCCTGCCTGCCATCGCTTCAAAATCCTCAAAGCAGAATGTTTAGCAATGCTGGGCCGATACTCAGAAGCACAGTTTGTGGCCAG TGACATTTTACGAATGGATTCCACCAATGCTGATGCTCTATATGTGCGTGGCCTTTGCCTTTACTATGAAGATTGTATTGAGAAAGCAGTTCAGTTTTTCGTACAGGCTCTCAGGATGGCTCCTGACCACGAGAAGGCTTGTGTTGCTTGTAGA AATGCCAAAGCCCTTAAAGCCAAGAAAGAAGACGGGAATAAAGCATTTAAGGAAGGAAATTACAAGCTAGCTTATGAACTGTACACAGAAGCCTTGGGGATAGATCCcaacaacataaaaacaaacgCTAAACTCTACTGTAATCGGGGTACGGTTAACTCCAAG CTTAGGAAACTAGAAGACGCCATAGAGGACTGCACAAACGCAGTGAAGCTTGATGACACCTACGTAAAAGCCTACCTGAGAAGAGCTCAGTG TTACATGGACACAGAGCAGTATGAAGAAGCTGTGCGGGACTATGAAAAAGTGTAtcagacggagaaaacaaaag AACACAAGCAGCTCCTTAAGAATgcacagctggagctgaagaagaGCAAGAGGAAAGATTACTATAAGATCCTAGGAGTTGACAAGAATGCCTCTGAGGACGAGATCAAGAAAGCTTACCGGAAACGCGCCTTGATGCACCATCCAG ATCGGCACAGTGGGGCCAGTGCTGAGGttcagaaggaggaggagaagaagttCAAGGAGGTGGGAGAGGCCTTTACCATCCTCTCTGATCCCAAGAAAAAAACTCGTTATGACAGTGGCCAGGACCTGGATGAGGAGGGCATGAATATGGGCG ATTTTGATGCAAACAACATCTTCAAGGCATTCTTTGGTGGTCCTGGGGGCTTCAGCTTTGAAG caTCTGGCCCAgggaatttcttttttcagtttggcTAA
- the Dnajc7 gene encoding dnaJ homolog subfamily C member 7 isoform X1, which produces MAAAAECDVVMAATEPELVEDEEAKREAESFKEQGNAYYAKKDYNEAYNYYTKAIDMCPKNASYYGNRAATLMMLGRFREALADAQQSVRLDDSFVRGHLREGKCHLSLGNAMAACRSFQRALELDHKNTQAQQEFKNANAVLEYEKIAEVDFEKRDFRKVVFCMDRALEFAPACHRFKILKAECLAMLGRYSEAQFVASDILRMDSTNADALYVRGLCLYYEDCIEKAVQFFVQALRMAPDHEKACVACRNAKALKAKKEDGNKAFKEGNYKLAYELYTEALGIDPNNIKTNAKLYCNRGTVNSKLRKLEDAIEDCTNAVKLDDTYVKAYLRRAQCYMDTEQYEEAVRDYEKVYQTEKTKEHKQLLKNAQLELKKSKRKDYYKILGVDKNASEDEIKKAYRKRALMHHPDRHSGASAEVQKEEEKKFKEVGEAFTILSDPKKKTRYDSGQDLDEEGMNMGDFDANNIFKAFFGGPGGFSFEASGPGNFFFQFG; this is translated from the exons ggAAGCAGAATCCTTCAAGGAACAAGGGAATGCATACTATGCTAAGAAGGACTACAATGAAGCTTATAACTATTACACAAAAGCCATAG ACATGTGTCCAAAAAATGCTAGCTACTATGGCAATCGGGCAGCCACCTTGATGATGCTTGGACGGTTCCGGGAAGCTCTTGCAGATGCACAGCAGTCAGTGAGATTGGATGACAGTTTTGTCCGG GGACATCTCCGAGAAGGCAAGTGCCACCTGTCACTTGGGAATGCAATGGCAGCATGTCGAAGTTTCCAAAGAGCCCTAGAACTGGATCATAAAAATACCCAGGCACAGCAAGAG TTCAAGAACGCCAATGCAGTCTTGGAGTATGAGAAAATAGCAGAAGTGGATTTTGAAAAGCGAGACTTCCGGAAG GTTGTTTTCTGCATGGACCGTGCCCTGGAGTTTGCCCCTGCCTGCCATCGCTTCAAAATCCTCAAAGCAGAATGTTTAGCAATGCTGGGCCGATACTCAGAAGCACAGTTTGTGGCCAG TGACATTTTACGAATGGATTCCACCAATGCTGATGCTCTATATGTGCGTGGCCTTTGCCTTTACTATGAAGATTGTATTGAGAAAGCAGTTCAGTTTTTCGTACAGGCTCTCAGGATGGCTCCTGACCACGAGAAGGCTTGTGTTGCTTGTAGA AATGCCAAAGCCCTTAAAGCCAAGAAAGAAGACGGGAATAAAGCATTTAAGGAAGGAAATTACAAGCTAGCTTATGAACTGTACACAGAAGCCTTGGGGATAGATCCcaacaacataaaaacaaacgCTAAACTCTACTGTAATCGGGGTACGGTTAACTCCAAG CTTAGGAAACTAGAAGACGCCATAGAGGACTGCACAAACGCAGTGAAGCTTGATGACACCTACGTAAAAGCCTACCTGAGAAGAGCTCAGTG TTACATGGACACAGAGCAGTATGAAGAAGCTGTGCGGGACTATGAAAAAGTGTAtcagacggagaaaacaaaag AACACAAGCAGCTCCTTAAGAATgcacagctggagctgaagaagaGCAAGAGGAAAGATTACTATAAGATCCTAGGAGTTGACAAGAATGCCTCTGAGGACGAGATCAAGAAAGCTTACCGGAAACGCGCCTTGATGCACCATCCAG ATCGGCACAGTGGGGCCAGTGCTGAGGttcagaaggaggaggagaagaagttCAAGGAGGTGGGAGAGGCCTTTACCATCCTCTCTGATCCCAAGAAAAAAACTCGTTATGACAGTGGCCAGGACCTGGATGAGGAGGGCATGAATATGGGCG ATTTTGATGCAAACAACATCTTCAAGGCATTCTTTGGTGGTCCTGGGGGCTTCAGCTTTGAAG caTCTGGCCCAgggaatttcttttttcagtttggcTAA